One genomic window of Inquilinus sp. KBS0705 includes the following:
- the thiL gene encoding thiamine-phosphate kinase — MFENEEKTNIENLGEFGLIDHLTKNIKLVQKSSIKGVGDDAAVLDFEGKRMLVSTDMLLEGIHFDLAYTPLKHLGYKAIQVNLSDIYAMNGTATQVTVSIGMSSKFPLEAIEELYEGIYLACGNYNVDIVGGDTSASKQGLVISVTSIGYADEKDIVYRNTAEEGDLICVSGDLGGAYTGLQLLEREKLVYLENPNIQPDLEGKDYIVERQLKPEARKDIVDLLKELNIKPTAMIDVSDGLASEILHICKQSNKGCKLYEEKIPIDPMTYETAREFNLDPTVCALSGGEDYELLFTVKQADYDKIKFKLDFTIIGYITEPNEGCSLITKSGNLHELKAQGWNAFKA, encoded by the coding sequence ATGTTCGAGAACGAAGAGAAAACCAATATTGAAAATTTAGGTGAGTTTGGTTTAATAGACCATTTAACTAAAAATATAAAACTTGTACAAAAAAGCAGTATAAAAGGTGTGGGCGATGATGCCGCAGTATTAGATTTTGAAGGTAAAAGGATGTTGGTATCTACCGATATGCTGTTAGAAGGTATACACTTCGATCTGGCTTATACACCGCTAAAACACTTGGGTTATAAAGCTATACAGGTAAATCTTAGCGATATATATGCCATGAATGGTACTGCTACGCAAGTAACGGTATCTATTGGCATGAGTAGCAAATTCCCATTAGAGGCTATTGAAGAATTATACGAAGGTATTTACCTGGCTTGCGGCAATTATAATGTGGATATAGTTGGCGGGGATACATCTGCATCAAAGCAAGGTTTGGTAATAAGTGTAACCTCAATCGGTTATGCTGACGAAAAGGATATTGTTTACCGTAATACTGCTGAAGAGGGTGATTTGATATGTGTATCCGGTGATTTGGGTGGTGCTTATACCGGTTTACAATTATTAGAACGTGAAAAACTGGTTTACTTAGAAAACCCTAATATACAACCTGACCTGGAGGGGAAAGATTATATAGTAGAACGACAATTAAAGCCCGAAGCACGAAAGGATATTGTTGATCTGCTAAAAGAATTGAATATTAAGCCAACAGCCATGATAGATGTATCTGACGGTTTGGCATCAGAGATATTACACATTTGCAAGCAAAGTAATAAAGGCTGTAAGTTATACGAGGAAAAGATACCCATCGATCCAATGACCTACGAAACAGCCCGTGAATTTAACCTTGACCCAACAGTTTGCGCCCTAAGCGGCGGCGAAGATTATGAATTGCTATTTACAGTAAAACAAGCTGATTACGATAAGATAAAATTTAAATTGGATTTTACCATCATCGGCTATATTACCGAGCCAAATGAGGGCTGTAGTTTGATAACAAAATCCGGCAACCTGCACGAGTTAAAAGCGCAGGGATGGAACGCGTTTAAGGCGTAG
- the rmuC gene encoding DNA recombination protein RmuC — protein MNEAFLIIAGVAVLLLIFFVVLKTTNKTNSPAFDDNLLRSENEALKIALAKAEQNALGLQREKENITTHLKDEQSRLIDELLDVRTQLSEANRSLESSRSFFTAQQEKLTEQKEEIEHTRLHFQREFENVAEKLLKEKSKEFSDVNKLSIDAILNPLKENIKNFEDKVDKVYNMEAAERNTLKGVITQLMDLNKLISTEANNLTKALKGDNKKQGNWGEVILEKVLERSGLIRDREYRIQASLNAQDGGRLQPDVIIDLPDDKHLIIDSKVSLIAYERLVNCETEEERKLFSKAHVESIRGHVHGLSSKNYHDLYQVNSPDFVLLFVPIESSFSFAVQLDADLFSDAWDKRVVIVSPSTLLATLRTIASIWKQERQNRNVLEIARLSGEMYDKFVGFVGDIEAIGKNIKQSQDSYDKALNKLTDGRGNLTVTAEKIKKLGAKANKQIDQKYIGEEEAN, from the coding sequence ATGAATGAGGCTTTTTTAATTATTGCGGGTGTAGCTGTATTGCTTTTGATTTTTTTTGTGGTGCTTAAAACCACTAATAAAACTAACAGCCCGGCATTTGATGATAATCTTTTAAGATCGGAAAACGAGGCTTTAAAAATTGCCTTGGCCAAGGCCGAACAAAATGCATTAGGATTACAACGCGAGAAAGAAAATATCACTACCCATTTAAAAGATGAGCAGTCGCGTTTGATAGATGAACTTCTGGATGTGCGTACCCAACTGTCCGAGGCTAATCGGTCTTTAGAATCTTCGCGTTCCTTCTTCACGGCCCAGCAGGAAAAACTGACCGAGCAAAAAGAGGAGATAGAACATACCCGACTGCATTTTCAACGGGAATTTGAGAATGTTGCCGAAAAATTATTAAAAGAAAAATCAAAGGAGTTTAGTGATGTAAATAAGCTGAGCATTGATGCTATACTTAACCCGCTGAAAGAGAATATTAAGAATTTTGAGGATAAGGTAGATAAGGTTTACAACATGGAAGCCGCCGAGCGCAATACGCTTAAAGGTGTAATAACCCAATTGATGGATCTTAATAAACTCATCAGTACCGAAGCCAATAATTTGACCAAGGCTTTAAAGGGCGATAATAAAAAGCAGGGTAACTGGGGTGAGGTAATACTGGAAAAGGTTTTAGAACGATCTGGCTTGATACGCGACCGGGAGTACCGTATACAGGCAAGTCTTAACGCACAGGATGGGGGTAGGCTGCAGCCGGATGTAATAATCGACCTTCCGGATGATAAACATTTAATAATCGATTCTAAGGTCTCGTTAATAGCCTACGAACGTTTAGTTAATTGTGAAACCGAAGAAGAGCGCAAATTATTCTCAAAAGCACATGTCGAATCTATCCGCGGGCATGTGCATGGTCTATCATCTAAAAACTATCACGACCTTTACCAGGTAAACTCGCCCGATTTTGTGCTGCTTTTTGTGCCTATAGAATCCTCCTTCAGCTTTGCCGTACAATTGGACGCCGACCTTTTTAGCGATGCCTGGGATAAGCGGGTGGTTATTGTTAGTCCGAGCACTTTATTAGCCACCCTGCGCACCATTGCCAGTATATGGAAACAGGAAAGGCAGAACCGTAATGTATTGGAAATTGCCCGCCTCAGCGGCGAGATGTATGACAAATTTGTTGGCTTTGTTGGGGATATAGAAGCTATAGGTAAAAACATTAAACAAAGCCAGGATAGTTACGATAAGGCATTGAATAAGCTAACCGATGGCCGCGGCAATTTAACCGTAACTGCTGAGAAGATAAAAAAGTTAGGAGCTAAGGCTAATAAGCAGATAGACCAGAAATATATTGGGGAGGAAGAAGCAAATTAA